The genomic interval ACGGAAACCTCGTTTTCGCCATGGGTCATCATATCAGTACCAAAGACCTGGCGAAGGCGCTTGTTCTGGCTGGCTGCAAGCGGGCCATTCACGGAGACGCCAACATCCATAATATCGTCTGTAACTTCTACTTCAGAGACCAAAACGATAAGGTTGTAAAACGCGATAGGCTTTCACCCGAGCAGTTACAGTACACAATGAAGCGTTACGACCAGGGCTACAGCAAAGATTTCTTTGCCTTTTACGAGAAGTAAAAAAACCCCTTTTCACTTCCCTGTGATCGGTTTTCTCTTAGCCGCGGTTTGGTTTGCCCGAATCTACCAATGTAGATTCGGGCAAGCTCATTTCAGCCCTTTCGTTTTACACATCTGGCACTTGATACCAGGTAGCGTTCAAACAGTGAAAAGTTTGTTAGATCCAGCGCAGATCTGGGCAAGCTGTGGACCGTGGCACCCCAGGGCCGCTTCTGACTGGCTGTTGGGTGCCACTGACCTGGGCATCAGGTCAGTGCTGATTTGGTCCTACGGTAACTGCCAAAATTGATGTCCGTTGTCCCCCAACGGCCCTCCTGCCACTTCTGCTTTACTCACCCCGTCGTTCCCGCGAAAGCGCGAACCCGGTGAATCCAGCGAGACGCGGGACTGGATTCCTGCCTCCGCAGGAATGACGGAATGGAGTTCCCACGAATCGGACAAAAATTTGGCAACTGCCGTAAGTCATGGTCACCGTCTGAACGCGAACTGGTATGAGACTTCCTCCCCCGTTATAGACCGGCCGGGGTTGCAAAACAGCCCGGAAATGAAAATACTGAAACCTGGGGGACACAAGCGGCTCTTTCTGTTGTGACTTGTGGACCACCGGCTGACCGCGTTGGAGGCAGATCTGATGACTCAATCCGGAATTGCAGCGATCTTGAGTTTGGTCATTCCCGGTGTTGGGCAAATCTACAACGGGGATTTCTTGCGGGGCATTTTCTGGCTGATCGTTACGCCCGGCTTCTGGATCGGCACCGGCGGAATGTTTGGCTGGGTTTGCCATCTCATCGCGGCTTACACCGCCTACAATCGCGGACAGAAGTACATGCTGGGACAGCTCCCTTAGCCGCGGTTGCGAAAAGTTCCGCAATGCGCCCGGCCTGGACTTCGCTCCCGGGTTTCAGTATAGTCTGCTCGGATGTTAAGGCACAACAATCGACCAGGAGACTGAATGACCGCCAGACAGCCACGAATAATCATTTTCTCAGGAAAAGGCGGCGTAGGTAAGACTACCGTAGCCTCGGCCACGGCGTTGAAATGTGCCGAACGGGGCTTGAAAACCGTAGTTATTTCCATAGACATCGCGCACAGTCTTTCCGATTCGTTTCAATTGGGCGGCAATCTCCACGATTTCAACCGAGGAAAGCCTCGTCGGGTCACGGACAATCTCTGGATTCAGGAAGTGGACATTCAGGAAGAGTTGGATCAGCACTGGGGAGAGGTATCCCAGTACCTGGCCGCTCTGTTCGGGTCCAGTGGCATGACCCCTGTCTTGGCGCAAGAACTGGCCATAATTCCTGGGATGGAAGACGTTGTCAGCCTCCTGTACATAAACCAGTACTACCGAGAAAACACCTACGATGTGATTGTAATTGATTGCGCCCCAACCGGCGAGTCGCTGCGTTTCCTGGGCATGCCTACCACGCTGGAATGGTATATGAAAAAGTTCTTTCGGTTGGAACGCAGTCTTTTGAAATTGGCTCGACCCATCGCCAAGAAGCTCACGGACGTTCCCCTTCCGGAAGACAGCTACTTTGACGCGTTGCAGGACCTTTTCCTGAAATTGGAAGGGGTGGACGAAGTCTTGCTGGACCGCGAGATCACTTCGATACGGCTGGTGACCAACGCGGAACGCATGGTCATTCGTGAAACCCAACGCGCGTTCATGTATTTTTGCTTGTATGGATTGGTGGTTGACGCGATTATTGTCAACCGGCTCTTTCCTGAGTCGTTGCAGGATGTCTATTTCAGGGACTGGCTCGCAACCCAGCAAAAGAGCTTGGAGCAAATCCACACGATTTTCGAACCCATCCCCATCCTACCTGTCCACATCCTCGAGGATGAAGTCGTGGGATTGGAGAAGTTATCCGCCATGGGCAGGATGGTTTACGGCGACATTGACCCCTCGGCGGTCCTTCATCGAGACACGGTCTACGAGATCGAGCAACACGACGGCGACATGACGCTTAAGATCAAACTGCCGTTTGTAGCCAAGGAATATGTGGACCTGTCAAAGGAGGAAGGAGACCTGGTGGTCCGCATTGGATCTTTCAAGCGGCACATATTTCTTCCGAGAACGTTGGTGAATCGTAAGCCCTCCAGGGCTGCTTTGACCGACAATGTCCTTTCCATAAAATTCCCCGCAAATGAGTGAGGCTACCGATGAACCCTCTATGGCTTTTTACAAAGGCAGCAGGAATAACTCTGGTTGCAGTGGCCGGAATGAGCTATTTGATCAAGCAATTGGCCCCGAAACCTTCAGACTTGATCACAGGAGCGGTGCATTTTCGAAAAGGAGTCGAAGAATTCCAGAAAGGGTTTACCACGGTTT from Desulfomonile tiedjei carries:
- a CDS encoding ArsA family ATPase produces the protein MTARQPRIIIFSGKGGVGKTTVASATALKCAERGLKTVVISIDIAHSLSDSFQLGGNLHDFNRGKPRRVTDNLWIQEVDIQEELDQHWGEVSQYLAALFGSSGMTPVLAQELAIIPGMEDVVSLLYINQYYRENTYDVIVIDCAPTGESLRFLGMPTTLEWYMKKFFRLERSLLKLARPIAKKLTDVPLPEDSYFDALQDLFLKLEGVDEVLLDREITSIRLVTNAERMVIRETQRAFMYFCLYGLVVDAIIVNRLFPESLQDVYFRDWLATQQKSLEQIHTIFEPIPILPVHILEDEVVGLEKLSAMGRMVYGDIDPSAVLHRDTVYEIEQHDGDMTLKIKLPFVAKEYVDLSKEEGDLVVRIGSFKRHIFLPRTLVNRKPSRAALTDNVLSIKFPANE